A stretch of the Thermofilum adornatum genome encodes the following:
- the hepT gene encoding type VII toxin-antitoxin system HepT family RNase toxin, translated as MTSPGEPRINKEYVLSVVAEARDSISFVKKVSQKPFDSLSDAEKYAIRYHLIIIAEALASIALHLCRNMLSQRPETPSHAVRLLADNNIIPGEVAEDILRFLRMRNLLVHRYWTVDDRKIYENIKSDFNSIENFLEVVLEIVRGEI; from the coding sequence ATGACGAGTCCTGGTGAGCCGCGGATAAATAAAGAGTACGTTCTCAGCGTAGTAGCAGAAGCCAGGGACTCTATATCATTTGTAAAGAAAGTTTCCCAGAAGCCTTTCGATTCTCTGTCAGATGCTGAGAAATATGCTATAAGGTATCACTTAATTATAATTGCAGAGGCTTTAGCATCAATAGCTCTTCACCTCTGCAGAAACATGTTAAGTCAGAGACCAGAAACTCCGTCGCATGCTGTCAGACTCCTTGCTGACAATAACATTATCCCTGGCGAAGTTGCCGAAGACATTTTGAGATTTCTGAGAATGAGAAACCTGCTTGTACACAGGTACTGGACTGTTGACGACAGGAAAATCTATGAGAACATTAAGAGCGACTTTAATTCTATAGAGAATTTTCTAGAGGTGGTTCTCGAAATTGTCAGAGGAGAGATATAG
- a CDS encoding nucleotidyltransferase family protein, with protein sequence MSEERYRYYTMSEEERKKVLDRLREILAKHGVELAIVFGSFTYAEEFRDIDIAVYSKKMTFQDLLRLGVDLELELGLPVDVAPLDQLPPRFRLNVLLRGIVLLEKPGLYECLYMQTQDELMQAETSTKRQRLTDTLRV encoded by the coding sequence TTGTCAGAGGAGAGATATAGATACTATACAATGTCTGAAGAAGAGAGAAAAAAAGTCCTAGACAGACTCAGAGAGATTCTAGCTAAACACGGCGTCGAGCTAGCAATTGTCTTTGGGAGCTTTACATATGCAGAAGAGTTCAGAGACATCGATATAGCTGTGTATTCAAAAAAGATGACCTTCCAAGACCTGCTAAGGCTTGGAGTAGACCTCGAGCTAGAGCTGGGATTGCCAGTTGATGTTGCCCCTCTAGACCAGCTCCCTCCAAGATTCCGGCTTAACGTCCTATTAAGAGGCATAGTCCTGCTAGAAAAACCTGGGCTCTACGAGTGCCTCTACATGCAGACCCAGGACGAACTTATGCAAGCCGAGACCTCAACGAAAAGACAAAGGTTAACAGACACACTGAGGGTCTAA
- a CDS encoding PaREP1 family protein has protein sequence MNIVGTSKYVPQKKETPTVGHPTLNPEIKKHLDLALSFLEEGKSFVEKNPVQASEKLYKAAVESVKLLALYLGVSDVLAQVRQRNRWTVTDLEKAVEAISQKLGDWFMASWDTAWALHVWGFHEAKFDSEAVKIRLPYIEKIVEEAKKIVSGEE, from the coding sequence GTGAACATAGTGGGCACGAGTAAATACGTGCCTCAAAAGAAAGAGACGCCAACTGTTGGCCACCCTACTCTGAACCCCGAAATCAAGAAGCACCTAGACCTGGCGCTAAGCTTCCTCGAGGAAGGCAAAAGCTTCGTAGAGAAGAATCCTGTCCAAGCCTCTGAAAAACTCTACAAAGCCGCAGTAGAGTCTGTAAAGCTACTTGCCCTCTACCTAGGCGTCTCGGATGTGCTCGCACAAGTAAGGCAGAGAAACAGGTGGACAGTAACAGACCTCGAAAAAGCTGTCGAAGCAATTAGCCAGAAACTGGGAGACTGGTTCATGGCCTCCTGGGACACTGCATGGGCGCTTCACGTCTGGGGGTTCCACGAGGCAAAATTCGACTCAGAAGCAGTTAAGATTAGGCTACCTTACATTGAGAAAATAGTCGAGGAAGCAAAGAAAATAGTATCTGGGGAGGAATAG
- a CDS encoding antitoxin VapB family protein — MKKITVSDEVYKKLLALKGEKTFTEIIDELIRENVKKRAEMIISLSTKSPPEEYEEAIKFVKEGLRARHIEKDT; from the coding sequence ATGAAGAAAATAACGGTAAGCGACGAAGTATACAAGAAGCTCTTAGCACTCAAAGGAGAAAAAACCTTCACAGAAATAATCGACGAACTCATAAGAGAAAACGTGAAAAAACGTGCCGAAATGATAATCTCCTTGTCAACAAAAAGCCCGCCAGAAGAATATGAAGAAGCAATTAAATTCGTAAAGGAAGGTTTACGGGCCAGACACATCGAAAAAGATACTTGA
- a CDS encoding APC family permease — translation MSELKRELGLGYATLFGVGLILGAGIYVLIGRAAGIVGDAVWMSVAFSAVIAVATAFSYAELSSIFTTAASTYTYVAEAFPKSRLVAFMAAWMLFFGGVAGAATAGLGFSSYFARLFWLGDSWIVPVTFVLLIALSFLNWWGIKESAALSAVFTVIEAGGLLFVSLLGLLFPQRSPGYLSFNPSADPVLAVLVGAAVFYFAYTGFEYQPTLSEETLNPERVVPKSIVLAVSVTTLIYLLVSVSVVRLMGWEELGASKAPMADAASRAWPGSFLLLMVIALFATTNTVLGFLVSSSRLAYGLAEEGVAWGGLAKVDKWRRTPYVAVALSGALAILLIFLTDYLPSVTGWRLSFGGQEYQVIDLVGKTASLAVLLAFLLVNSSVVALRRRKDLKRHFRVPLNIGDFPLLPVLANVLIVFFVALSFGDWIVWLSTIIVALLGLVMYKPRRNGS, via the coding sequence ATGTCGGAGCTTAAGAGGGAGCTTGGGCTGGGCTACGCGACGCTGTTCGGTGTTGGGCTTATACTTGGCGCTGGCATCTATGTGTTGATTGGTAGGGCCGCTGGGATTGTTGGTGACGCTGTGTGGATGAGTGTCGCCTTCTCGGCTGTGATAGCTGTGGCTACAGCGTTTTCCTATGCGGAGCTCTCCTCGATTTTCACGACTGCGGCGAGCACGTATACGTATGTGGCTGAGGCTTTCCCGAAGAGCAGGCTTGTAGCCTTCATGGCGGCGTGGATGCTGTTTTTCGGGGGTGTTGCTGGGGCCGCGACTGCTGGTCTAGGTTTCTCGAGCTATTTTGCTAGGCTTTTTTGGCTGGGCGACTCGTGGATTGTGCCTGTGACGTTTGTGCTCCTCATTGCCTTGTCTTTTCTGAACTGGTGGGGTATAAAGGAGTCCGCGGCGCTGAGTGCCGTCTTCACTGTTATAGAGGCTGGGGGCCTGCTGTTTGTTTCCCTGCTTGGCCTGTTGTTCCCGCAGAGGAGTCCAGGCTACTTGTCTTTTAACCCCTCTGCTGACCCCGTGCTGGCTGTGCTGGTTGGGGCCGCGGTTTTCTATTTTGCGTATACTGGTTTCGAGTACCAGCCTACGCTTAGCGAGGAGACCCTTAACCCTGAGAGGGTTGTGCCTAAGTCCATCGTGCTTGCTGTGAGCGTTACGACTCTTATCTACCTTCTTGTAAGCGTGTCTGTCGTGAGGCTTATGGGCTGGGAGGAGCTAGGAGCGAGCAAGGCCCCTATGGCTGATGCGGCTTCTAGGGCTTGGCCGGGCTCGTTCCTGTTGCTTATGGTTATAGCCCTATTCGCCACGACTAACACTGTTCTCGGCTTTCTCGTGTCTTCTTCCCGCCTAGCGTATGGGCTCGCGGAGGAGGGGGTTGCGTGGGGCGGGCTCGCCAAAGTTGATAAGTGGAGGAGGACGCCCTACGTTGCTGTGGCTCTTTCGGGGGCGCTGGCTATACTGCTGATATTCCTCACGGACTATCTGCCGAGTGTAACTGGGTGGAGGCTGAGCTTCGGTGGGCAGGAGTACCAGGTGATAGACCTTGTCGGGAAGACTGCGAGCCTAGCGGTTCTCCTGGCCTTCCTGCTCGTGAACTCTTCCGTCGTTGCGTTGAGGAGGAGAAAAGACCTTAAGAGGCACTTTAGGGTTCCGCTGAATATTGGCGACTTTCCGCTTTTGCCCGTGCTTGCGAACGTGTTGATTGTTTTCTTTGTTGCCCTAAGCTTTGGGGACTGGATTGTATGGCTTAGCACTATAATTGTTGCCCTTCTGGGGCTAGTGATGTATAAGCCTAGAAGAAACGGAAGCTAG